One segment of Polaribacter huanghezhanensis DNA contains the following:
- a CDS encoding co-chaperone GroES encodes MGLNIKPLADRVLVEPAAAETTTASGIIIPDNAKEKPQKGTVVAIGNGTKDEPLTVKVGDSVLYGKYAGTELKLEGSDYLMMRESDILAII; translated from the coding sequence ATGGGATTAAACATTAAGCCTTTAGCAGACAGAGTTCTTGTAGAACCAGCTGCTGCAGAAACAACTACAGCTTCAGGTATTATTATTCCTGATAACGCAAAAGAGAAACCTCAAAAAGGAACTGTTGTTGCAATTGGCAACGGAACTAAAGACGAACCTTTAACTGTAAAAGTTGGAGATTCCGTTTTATATGGAAAATACGCAGGAACCGAATTAAAGTTAGAAGGTTCTGATTATTTAATGATGAGAGAGAGCGATATTTTAGCAATTATATAA
- the secG gene encoding preprotein translocase subunit SecG: MSTYTIILILILIVAITLILIVMVQNPKGGGLSSSFGGGGAQSMGGVQNTNTFLDRSTWTLAISMFALILLANFAIPRASNNNPQLENTLENVNTTPIQTNTTPVKTNDSLNK; encoded by the coding sequence ATGAGTACGTATACAATCATTTTAATTTTGATATTAATTGTTGCAATTACATTAATATTAATCGTTATGGTACAAAACCCAAAAGGTGGAGGATTATCTTCTTCATTTGGTGGCGGTGGAGCGCAATCTATGGGTGGTGTACAAAACACAAACACTTTTTTAGATAGATCTACATGGACATTGGCAATTTCTATGTTTGCTTTAATTTTATTAGCAAATTTTGCAATTCCAAGAGCAAGCAACAACAATCCACAGTTAGAGAATACATTAGAAAATGTAAATACAACTCCAATACAAACAAATACAACTCCTGTTAAAACTAATGATAGTCTTAACAAATAA
- a CDS encoding LptE family protein, producing the protein MKKLFYIATFFVSLTLITACGAYSFTGGDTGKAKTLQIDFFRNNAPLVEPSLSQKFTQDFQDLFLRQTNLSLVSSNGDIRFEGEITGYRIAPMSATAQQTAAQNRLTITINVRYFNKFIEKDNFEKTFSFYYDYPANTQLIGSALETAYKEIIDRITQDIFNASVAKW; encoded by the coding sequence ATGAAAAAACTATTTTACATCGCCACTTTTTTTGTTAGTTTAACGCTAATAACAGCTTGCGGTGCTTATTCTTTTACTGGAGGAGATACTGGTAAAGCAAAAACATTGCAAATAGATTTTTTTAGAAATAATGCACCTTTAGTTGAACCATCTTTAAGTCAGAAATTTACGCAAGATTTTCAGGATTTATTTTTAAGACAAACCAATTTAAGTTTAGTAAGTTCAAATGGAGACATCCGTTTTGAAGGAGAAATTACTGGCTACAGAATTGCACCAATGAGTGCAACTGCACAACAAACAGCAGCGCAAAACAGACTAACAATTACAATAAATGTTCGTTATTTTAATAAGTTTATAGAAAAGGACAATTTCGAAAAAACCTTTTCTTTTTATTATGATTATCCTGCAAATACACAATTAATTGGCAGCGCTTTAGAAACGGCTTATAAAGAAATTATAGATAGAATAACACAAGATATTTTTAACGCATCTGTAGCAAAATGGTAA